CTTCAgctggagccaggcctgggggagaAGGTAGACCAGGCCCACGCACCTGGGGATAAGGCCCCCAGTGATAACAACAGCAATCACAGCAGTAGTAATTTATGGAGCTGCCTACCCTGAGCCAGGCTCCATGCTAAGAGCTTTGTTTCACTGTCCCATTTACCCTACACACCAATCTTTCATGTGGGAGCAGACTGAGGCCCTGAGATAGGAAGTGACATGTCAGTGATCACACTGCCAGAAAAGTCAACaggccaggactcaaacccaggtctgaccCCAAAGCTCATGCTCAGAACCTCTTGGAAGGGGTGGTTGAGACATGGCTGCCTCCAAAATACAAGAGGTGCAGTGCATGGCGGTGCCTACTCCCCAGCACAGACGGTGTAGGAAGAGGACAGTCCCTGGAACCGGGACACCTGTGATCCTGTACCTGAGGGGGTCACCAGCAGGCTCTCTGACTTCTCCAGCTCAAAGCGGctctccatctcctcctgggATGCTCCCTCGTCCCGCAGCAGGCTTTCCTGCAGCTGCCTCATGCGTTCCATCAGAGCTTCCACATCCCGGGCCGCCTCAAAGCCCTGGAGCAGGGACCCAGTAGTGACCATCTACTCTTCCCTCGGCTCCAGGAAACCACACATCTTTCCCACACGCCAGGCCTTGCCGAATGATCATAAAGGCCTAGTGTCTCCTCTGagccagccactgtgctgggcAGCTCACATGGTCTGTGTTCCCCAGAGTGAAGTTTAAAAAGCTACAGAATAGACATGTTTTCTCTGTGCATCCACTTCCCTCACAGGGAATCCCCTCAAAGGGATTTTTAAAGTATCTatgttattatattaaaataagcaAGGCCACCTTATAGAATAAGAGGcaaactttgtatttttaaaggtgCCAAAAACCTGGAGACTTTAAGCCTATGGGGCTACATGCCGAGAAGCCAGTCACatagttatttcatttaatcctcacaacctgCTATGAAGTAGAGGTCTttctcctcatttcacagatgaggaaatcgagctTCAAAGTCAAATAACTTTTCTAAGGCCTCCCCCTGTGAGATAAGGAAGCAGTGGCTTCTACCGAAGGACCAGAGGCCACACCAGCTTCCTCTCCCACCAAGACCCAACCCATGACTTACCCCAGAGTTGTTCAATGGGTCCCTGCTGGGGGGGCTGCTCTGCTCACTGGGGGGTGAAGGTGCCTGGGGGGCAGGGCTGCCCTCCGGGTCCCCCTCAGGTAGGATGCCACAGCCAAACACGAAGGAGGCCAGCGAGTGGCAGTGGGTGAGCAGGACCAGAGCCTGGATGAGCTCCGCCAGGGACCAGCTGTGCTCGCCCGTCTTCAGCAAGGcctggagaggaaagaaggcCAGACTTGCTCAGTGCCTGCCCCTGGGCTGcctgccaggccccagcccagcccctgtgcTCCCTCGGGGACCTGCCTCTCTGCCCACTGCACCTGGATGTGCTCCTTGGTGATGAGCCATGGCCGATGTGCCAGCAACTTGTTGATCTCACTGAGCTTGCGCAGCTTCTCAGGAGCACGGTGGAGCCCAAGCAGCCACTCAGGGTCACCTCCGGTCTGCAGAAACTCGGCCATGTGGGAGCCCACCAGGTAGGAACACTGGTGGCGGGCGGCAGCCTGTGGAGGTGGTAGACAGAGCCTAGGTCACCGTCTTCTTTCTGTGCCCTGCTCGGGGTGGGCACCCCATGGAGGGAGACATCCCAGGACTCACTGTTGCCTGAGAGGCAGGAAACTTAGGTTCTAACCCCAGCTCTGACACTGATTTGTTGTCCTACCTTGGCAGGTCACCCGACTCcgttatgcctcagtttcccaatctgtaaagCAGGCACTGAAGAGGCCTCTCTTCAAAATCTAAGGTTCTAGGGATGATCAGGTAAAGCCTGGGCTTTCTCCTGCTCTATGCGGCCTCTCTTCCTCATCTATGGATCAATTCAGCAGGCCCACAGCAAAGAGATCTGAGGATAGAACCCCCACCATGTGGTCACCCCTCTAAGAGCCAGGCTCAGACAGGCTCACCATTATGGCAATGTAGTGGCGCCAGGAGCTGGCCAGGGGCCCATCTGTGTGTAGCAGCAGGTAGTGCAGGCGCCAAAAGCTGCTAAGGTAGTCGGGGTGCAGGCCCATCACCACTGCCAGGTTGTCCGCCCGCCCCGAGGACATCAGCGCCTCCAGCCGCAGGTGCTGCTCCAGGCTTTCAGCtccctcctgaaggacctgccaaGCAAAGGTGAGGAGAGCACGTGTCCCCCTCCTACCCACCCCACCAGAGACCAACATAGTCATTGCAGTGGGATTATAATAGCAAGGAGCCGAAAACAACCACCATGtccaaaaaaaggagaagaggggaggaaaagatatttcattAAGTGACTGAATAAATAGATTATATTAGTATATAGTATAGATAGTATATTAAAGTACAGTTTCTGCTGCCTTCCTGAAGCTTCTCTTCTAACAGTACAAATCCATGCAACCATGGGAGGGGGGTAGAAAATAGTTCACGTTTCCTGAGGGCTTTCTCCGTACCAGGTCCGAGCTTGGAGCTTTCCTTGCATTAGCTCATTGAATCTTCCCAGTTCTCCTGTGAGGCGAATACTATTATTTTCCCCCACTGacagctgaggaaattgaggcccagagaggtttcATTCTTTGCTCAAGGTTACAGATCTAGTAAATgccagaaccaggattcaaatccagattaACCCCAaagcctctttctttcctttattataaAAGAGGAGTGGTTATTTATAAGTGATAAAATATAAGAACACTACTTGAGCTTCAAATTCTGGGCTCCAGACATAAAAAACCAGGTGGTTGTTTGCTTTGCATTTACAAAGGGTGGAGGGAGCGAGGGGGTTTAGACATTTGTTAACAGCTCATTAACTACTTGGCCGACACgtttaggaaaggaaagaggacaaggaaacaaaacattTGTCTTTGTTCATTGAAggccaaagaaaaagaaggaaactgttgttttttaatttttctctgcatGTGTTTTGAAGGTATCCCCCCACTTTAGAATGTCAGCTGCATGGTGGCAAggatttttgtcttgttctctgtTGCATGctcagcacctaggacagtgcctgacacagctTAATCCTTCAAAAGGTTAtctgctaaataaatgaatggatgatcTGATTCAACAGATGAAAGATGTCTCTGttgtattaagtgaaaaaacaaaacgaaacataaaaacaaccaaaaagaaaaatatgttgtaAACTATGACCTTGGTTCTGTATGgaaaaaagtctggaaaacaGTAGCAAATAGTTAACTAGCAGTGATTATCTCTGTAGGAGGTGGGATTACAAGAGACTAGAGCTTTCTGAAAcattggaaattttttaaataatcaacatATATTACTTTTGAAGTCGAAAAAAACtttaatatatatgcacaaagaagagaagataaaCATAGATAGTTCTATCTTCTTAAGGAAAAACAGGCCTTGTTCTGGGAATCAAAAGtttgttcaggggctggccccatggccgagtggttaagttcatgagctctgcttcagtggcccagagttttgctggtttggatcctgggcgtggacatggcactgttcatcaggctacattgaggtggcatcccacatgccacagctagaaggacccacaactaaaatatacaactatgtaccagggagctttggggagaaaaaggaaaaatagaatctttaaaaaaaaaaaagtttgttcaATACCTAGCTGTGTTACTAACACTTCATCTCTTTGAGCCTGTTTCTTCCCAGCAAAATGAGGCTAATACTCCTGCTTTGCAGAGCTGTTTTGCAGATTAAATGAGTCAGGAATCTGAAGGGGTGGTTTCACAGCCTCTATTTCAAGAGATAGGGAAAGACCCTCACCCACCCAATGCCCCATGTCCTTTCTTCCCAGGGACCAATTCCTAACCCCTTCCAAGCTTACCTCCTCCACTGGGATGAAGGCGCTGGGCCCTCGGGGGCCTCGCCGAGCCCggctctccctctgctcctaGAAGGAAGCACATCACAGTTCGTTGAAGGTAAAGGGGAGGACTAAGAGGATATTTATCTCTCCAGTTTTCTCCTCCTATGTGAGAGGCCATACTGAGCTTTCAAAACCACCTTTCTGGTGCACCCTGCATGGAGGAGTCAGGTGGGAGATATATGCCTGTTTGGTGGGTGGAGAAAGGGTAAGCAAGAAAGAGGGCTCACCCTACAGGCTGAGTTCTTCAGGAACTGGGCAGGGACCCAGGAGCCCCAGTATTGGGTGGGaggggcccagagaagggaaatatatagtcaccatgttgtacatctCTAGGAGGCCACCTTCTTGGCAGGCCTGGAGAACCCATACAAGAACCCCCCTCATTTGTATCCCAAAGCCAGGTCACCCAGTACCCTAGATTCCTATGATGAGGCTTCAGTCTCTCTCAAATTGtcatctcttcttccctcccaccatcaccacctcaTAGACTAccactgtctttttttgtgtgtgaggaagatttgccctaagctaacatcagcaccagtcttcctctattttatgtgtgggatgtctccacagcatggctgatgagtagagtaggtccgcgcccaggatccgaacctgcaaacctgggccgccgacgTGGAACATgcagaacttgaaccactcagccacgggtccGGCCCCATACCACCATCTCTTGTCTGGACCACTACCCACAGCCTCACCaatggtctccctgcctccatagCCCTACCCTCTCCTATCTATCCTTTactaaattaacaaaacaaatgagTACATAAAACATCCTCCCTGAACCCCACCTCTAGGACCAGGAGCAGATTTAGTGAGTACATGACCCTGGTGGTATCTAAAGGGGGCAAACGTTCTGTAGCCAGAGTAAACTTTCTCAAGAGCAAATCTGATCAACTGGCTTAAAACCCTGCTTCTACCCCCTTAGCCTTCCAGATAAATTAGTGTCTCAGGCCCATCGCCCTCCCACCGGCCACTCCTCTTGCAGACCTAACTCTTATACTCTTCCAGGTCCGGGAACCTTCTTCTGACCCTCATCTGTGACCCCACAATTCCCAGTGCTTTTGCTTCTGAAAACATTGTCTTCCGCCTGACTTAGGGCTCCCTACTAGCAGATCACATTTCGTGGAGAGCAGGGCCAGGTCATTCATACTAGTCTgtgaatgaagaaaacagaaagcagagaggCGTGGAGGGAGCCAGGGCCGGGCGTGCCATGCTGACGCGAGCAGCTCTTCTGACGCGCACGTCCTGGAGCCTCTTTGGAAGCCACCAGTCACGTACTCACTGAATCTGCTGCTAGTCCTCGAGGTGGGGTTCAGGGAGGatgttttatttactcatttgttttgaTAACTGGGAGGGGGCTCTCAGCACTGGCCTCAGAAAGAGTTCACTGAAACCAGAGCCATGCCCTCCCTGGACAGAGACAGTGTCCCCCTAACTCTCCCCTTCTCATTCAAATCCAGACCTAGTACCAACCGCCACATGTCCGGGGACTACAGATGGAACCTTCCTTCTCAGATGGCCAAACCCCTGAGGGAGGCAGAGCTCGGGGACTCTGAAAGAccacaaaggaaagaataatggGACCTGGAAGTCAGTGAGTACCAATTCTgccactaacttgctgtgtgaccctggagaaAGTAATCTAGACTCTCTAGGCTTTAATCTTTGGCAACGAGAGTAGTTGGCTGACGGCTCCGGCCCCTTTTGGCCCACACTCCTGGGAGCTACCAGGCCAGGCTGGTCCAAGTCCAGCATAGAAACCACGACCATCCCCATCACTCCCGCTTcggcttccctcctccctcaccaaAGAGAAAGAGCCTAACAGCTCTGTCTGCGAGATAAGGATTGCTGACTCCACAAActgggccgccgccgccgccgccgccgcccagGGGACCTGAGGACAGACAGAAAACCGcagcggggtggggtggggacaggcagggCGAGACTGGGTTTGGGGAGCGGGGACTAGGGGCAGGGGAGGAATAGGAAACAGCCTTGGGAGTCTCTTCTCCCTCTAATATCTGCCCCAGGAGCTGTGAAGGGAAGGAACTGATACCTGTGGTTCTTTAAGTGATAGGTCTGGATCCACCAACATTTTCAGCCCTAATAATGatggtaacaataataataaagtagaGTCGAGTTAAAAGATAAGGGCTCTTGACCCAAACTGCTTTGGCTCAAATGACAACTCCACCACCTCCTATCCGGTAGCTatggaagcctcagtttccttgcaaATAATGGGGATACCCACTTCCCCCTGGGTAGTCAGGAGGATTTAATGAGATCGTGCCCTGCAGCCCTGACCTCAGTACCTCCATCACAGTGAGCACTTAATAAAAGTCATCTATCATTAACCTCATCGTTATTTCAAACAAAGCCTATGAATCCAAGCAGTACTTTAGAATCCCTTTGAGaagcttttaaagaaataccAATGTCGAGGTCCCACCTCCAGCAATTCTAATTTAATTGGGCGGGGCCCGGCATAATTTAGAGCCAGGGGGGAGGGCCATTGTTTTGCaccatttattgatcactttctcaagtatcaggcactgtgctaaacgcTTTCCAGGCGGAACCAGAATTAATCTGTTCACTCGACAGACGTTTTTGATGACTCCATTGCAGGCAGCCAGAATACAGGAGTAAAAAGACAGAGTCAGCCTTCACAGGATTTACGATTtcatggagaaagacaaacaaatgatGAATAGGATTTCAAATCATAGATTATATAAAGTAAACAACACAGAGCAATGAGAGTGTCTGATGGAGTGGTGGGGTGTGCAATATTTTAGTCTGAATAGACAGGGAGAGCCACTGAGGAGGTACCCTTTGAGCTGATGTctaaatatcaaatatcaaaatgAGTTGATGAGAAGGCAGCAGGGCCTGTAAAGATCTAGGGGACCAGCAGtccagccagagggaacagaaagTGTAAAGCCTCGAAGGCAAGAAGAACTAGATTCTAATCCAGAGCTCCAATACCCCCAATGCTTCCCTGACCTTGACACACACAACTTCACGGGAAGGGGACAGGGCAGGGTCCCACTGCCAAGAGATGACACCTCCAAATCAGCCCTCCCCTATCCCCTGGGGTAGCGAGTCAATAATAACAAAGGTAGGGAACAACACTGATTACTGCTGGCTAAGCATTTATTTCATGTGCACTTTAAGGTAGGAGCTACGCGCATGTTTGCCTAGGTGGTCCAGCATTTGCTGGTTTGCatctggggtgtggacctacacacctcttgtcaagccacgctgtggcaggtgtcccacatataaaaaatagaggaagatgggcacagatgttagctcagggccagtcttcctcagcaaaaagaggagggttggtggtgaatgttagctctggcctaatcttcctcaaaaaaaaaaccagatagGAACTCCTACTAGTAGggcccccattttgcagatgtgatcaagacTCCAAGAGGTCAAGTCACTTGTGGTCATCAGCCAggaaggaggtggcagagctgggatacAAACCAGGTTTCTGCAAGCGCAGAAACTATTCCCATCCTCTAAACTTCTCAAGGTCTCAACAGCCCCATGGCTTTGTACCTGGGGTTCACCAGGAGAGAGAAGCCCCTTCTCCCTGCCACAGCCCCAGGGATCCGCTGCCCCCAGTCACGGCACCTGGCACACTGTGTTATTTCTCACCTTGAGGGCACACACTGGATCGAGTTCCCTGTTGTTACCCCGGTGTCTAGCATAGCACAGtacaatagaactttctgcaatgatggactATTCTAAACCTGCATTGTCCAATAAAGACAGAAGCTTCTAGCCATGGTggctgagcatttgaaatgtgactagGGCAactaaaaaactgaattttttttccattttttataaagattggcacctgagctaacaactgttgccaatcttttttttttctgctttttctccccaaatccccccggtacatagttgcatactttagttgtaggtccctctagttgtggcacgtgggacgccacctcagcatggcctgatgagtgatgccatgtctgtgcccaggatccaaaccggcaaaaccctgggctgccgaggcggAGTGCGCaaacaaccacttggccatggggctggcccctaaaaaactgaatttttaacttaaaaaatttaatttacctAAGTTTATGTGGCTAAGGTCTACAATATTGAACAGTGTAGGTTCAGCACACCTGATAAAGGCAAGATCCCCacccccagtttacagatgaaggaagGGAAACCAGAGGGGGCAGGTAACGTAAccaaggtaacacagctagtatggggcagaggggagagatcAATGGTGGCTGTTGGTATAGTTCCAGCTGAGGGGATCACCCAGAGCAGCAGGAACACTGACGACACACAGCCCTCTGGGTAGCCACTCAACAAGGAGGGCTTCAGGCAAGTTGTAAAAAGAGGATAGTTCCCTCAGAGCTCAGTGTCTGGTTTCTAATTTAAGCGTtcactaaatgtttatttttatattaggtTAGGCACTTGCACACAGGTTCCATCTAATCTTCATCACTTTCAGGCTGGGACTGGGGTCTCTATTTTGCACACAAGGAAAGATTAAGAGTAAGGTTCCAACAGTTAAGCACTGACAAGTGGCCActctgagatttgaactcagctcAGTCTGGCTTCCAAGGGTTCTGTCCACCCACATCTGCCTCTTGGAGTAGCCCCAGCCTTTATTCTTGGTATCTTATCCAGAGCCTGCCATCCCCAGGACTTAGCTACAGACACCTGTGAAGTCACTCTGCCAGCTAGGAAGGGACAGAGACTCCCCTGTCCCACCCCATGGACAGCTGTGGTCTGAACCCAGATACTTGTCTGGGTTCACACCTGAGAGGGAGACACAGCCCAAGCAGACTCTGACCTCCAGCCTGGTGGGGAAGAGGGTGTGAGTGGTGCCATAAACTCGTATGCCCACCATGGGCTGGGCACTAGGCTAAGCGCTTTACACATCTGATCTGGCTGATTTCTCACAACAACCCGGGGGGAAATAGGTCTGATTACCCTTTCTTCAGAGACAGCTCAGCGAGGCTCTTTCTGAGTCCTGTTCCAGACGGCACAGCTCAgatctgacttcaaagcctgcACAGTTCACAAGGGTCAGCTAAGCCACAAGGGGCAAATGGTTAGGAGCCATTATTAGGTGCTAAGAACAGTGCTGGGGATGTGATCTACAGAGTGTTCCTAGTCTAGCAAGGGAGATAGGCAAGAAACGGCTGATTACACAACTGTTACACCATAAGTGGGATAAAAGCTCCTACAACGGAGAAGGGGGAGTGGAAGAAGGTATGCAGAGGGGCCTTATCTGGCAGGGGAGGAAAGGCTTCCTCAAGGAAGTGATATTTGAGGAAGTGATTCTAGAGCTAACAGGGCTCTGAAAACATACTACCAGTACCAGAGTGACGCATCTGAAGGCCTTGACCCCTTGAAAGGGCATGTGGTAAGTGAGGGGAGTTGAGGGGGCTGAACCTTTGGGTCTTCCCTTGGGCCTTGGGCTTCAGGCTCTGTAAGTTCAGCACCCTGTGGTCTCCTAAGGATTCCACTTAAAGCAGACATCTTCCCAAGGTCCTCTTTTCTTGAGAGAGAAGAATATTTAGGGCGAGTCCAGACATCACCAGCTTTTCCCTCTGCTGACAGGTGGCTTCCATCGAAAAGCCGCTCCCTCAGGGTCTGCCCAGACCACCTGGGGCACCCCCTTCTCCCCAGACTGCTTCCCAGGCACTGGCCCCCAGAGCGATGGACCAACTCTCACCTCAGGCAGAAGGGATGGGCTCTGGCAACCCCTGTGAGACActctgggggaagggaaatgtgCGCTATGGCCGCATGCTAACAAGAGCCAGCATGTCTGATGCAGTTACAGTGTTCCAGGCTCTTCGCTTGGCCTTTGCTTGTCTTCTCAGTCAATTCTCCCAACCATCCCTCGGAGATACTATCAAATCTCCATGGGAGGAAGTTGCGGATCAGAGAAGTAatcacttggccaaggtcacatggcaagTGAGTGGGAGGGCTGGGACGGGAACCAGGAGCTCTGCTCCGCGGCTCCAGTGCCCAGGTGCTCTCAATAAAgaccatttccattttttaacaAAGACAGGAAACAGAGAGTAAAGTGACTTGGTCAAAGTCACGCAGTTGAGAAGCGGCAGGAGCAGGTTTTGTTCCTCCACGTGGGGCTCCTAAACCGCGGTGGGGAAGGATAAACAAGCTAACAGATAACACAGGACAGGGGCCGCccggtgacacagcggttaagttcgcatgttctgcttcagcggcctccggtttgctggtttggatcccgggtgcggacctacgtgccgcttgtcaagccatgctgtgataggcgtcccacgtataaagtagaggaagatgggcacgatgttagctcagggccaggcttcctcaacagaAAAAGTAAACGCAGGACACAAACCATCCACGGCTGGAGGTAGGACCGCCAGAAACCATGCAGttcagagaagggcagagaattTTCCCAGGGTCACAGTTTAGGACTAGCACTTTGGCTCCCAGCCCCAGTAATACACTTGGCACCACTTGCACCATGCTCCAGGTCTGGAAACtaaagaaacaagagaaactCCCTGTGGTGCCAAGGACACTGGGAAATCCTAGAGACACAGGCCAAAGAATGAGCTACTCTGTGGGGTTAGTGAAGGAAGCCTCTTCATAGCTGTTCCTGGGCCTCGATTTTCGcatcctgtaaaatggggctataGTGTAGCTCACAGTTTGCTAGTTTAGTCCTGAGGACtcagagaaaaggcaaaaccCGGAGCCTGGCCTCTAGTTAAGTGCTTAATGATAAGATGTCTATTACCGGGGCGGCCCCCAtcgcggagtggttaagttctcgggctctccttcggtggcccagggtttcgctggttggaatcctgggcactgacacggcaccactcatcaagccatgctgaggcggcatcacacatgccacaactaaaaaaatacacagctatgtacctgggggctttgggagaaaaaggaaaaataaaatcttcgggggaaaaaaaaaagatgtccattactgatggtggtggtgatggggggcgagggggggggggggggggtgtcggATCAGGCCCAGCCTTATTCCCAGCCTCACTGCAAAGGGAGTCCCTGCGAAACAAACTTCTGGGACCTCAGATCATTTAGTAGGGCGCAGCTTAATCGGCGCCCGGCTTCGGGAGCCGCGGCCAGGGTTTCCCCCTCTTTCGCCAGCTTTGCCGCCGCCTCCCCTCGCCGTGGACCCAACAGCCTGCCAAAGCCCCGGAGCGCCCGCGCCCCCACCTCCAAAGCAGGGGTGCAGGTGAGGGCGGGGGACGAGGTCGACCTTCGCTGATCTCTCTCAGGTGCCCCATTCCCGGCCCTGCGGGATTGGAGCAGGCACGTATCCTACCGAGAAACAGTCCCTCGGCCCGCCAGCCCCCGCCTAGAGGAAGGGACTCTGCGgaagggggcggggaggaggagtGGTCGGGCCGCTGCGGCTGGGATTTGCCTGGACTTGAAGACACTCTCGACAAGAGCCCAAACCCAAGATAACCTCCGAAGGCTCCGCTCTCATTGGCCAGGAGTCCGAGGGAGGGTTGGAGGGCTCCACAGCCCCAGGGGTAGGGGCCGGAGAGGGCCGAGGCTGCCAGTTGATGCAACCCCATTCCTGGCTTACGCGTTCCACTCCCCCTTCCCGAGCCCGGGGggcggaggcgggggcgggggggctcACGGACTCAGCGGGGACAGCCAGAAGCTCGGACGAGGCTCAAGGGAAGAGTGGCGTCGCTCGGCCGTCGCTTACCTCCTCGGCcccggggccgccgccgccgccgccccgggCGAACGGCAGGTAGCCTTTCAGCTCCGTGCGGCACTCGGAGTCCGCAACGATCATGGTGTGCTCCAGGTCCCACCGCGGCTCGCCGACGGCCAGTGCACCCCTGGCGGGTTTGGACGGATGCACGCAGGAAGCCGGGACTGGGGCCGCTGGGGAGGTTCTAGAGCCCGGGCGTCTCTCGGGGTTCCAGAACGCTCCGAAAGCCTCGAATCCGGGCACGGCCGCTGCTGCGCTGGACTCTCCTTTCCTCCGGCTTCTGGAGCGGTGAATGCCCTCGGGAGCCCGGGACTGGTCGCGGCGCAGGGGTTCTCACGGCCCGGAGTGCCCCTGGAGTCCGCAGTGGCCGGGGCTGCTTGCAGACCCAGCGCTCCTCAGCATCCCCGCCGCGGAACTGCCAGCGCTCGCCGGGCTCTGACACCAGCAGCGCCGCTCAGCCGGCTGCGGTCCCCGGGCGAGGGCGGGGACACAAAAGCCCCGCGCCGCAGCCAATCAGATGCCTGTTTCCCGGGGAGGCGGGGGCCACACCTCCCTCTGGAGCCGACAGCTGGGCCAATCGGCACCAGGAAGCGCCCGGGAACTCTGGGAGCTGTAGTCAGCCTCGGGCGAATGTTGCAAACTTTTGCAAAAGGATTTAGTCAGATTGTTGGCAATACCCGACGAGAGTGACAGCCCGGAGAGTCATTAGAGCTGTGTGATGAAACGGGACTTCACCAGGCTGGACCGGAGAGCCGGGTGTGGAAATCCCTCGCAAGTGTGTTCCTCAGCTTTTCAGGTCCTGGAGGGACTGGCTAGGGTTAGGAGAGGTGGTGCTAATTATAGAGCTGAACGCCAAATCTTTGGAGATCTGAAGGCAGAGCCCGTTCCTCTGGCCTCCGGGAGGGCTCCACTTTCAAATGTACCAGACACAGGGAATCCACCTTATTTGTGGAGTCTCAGGAAAGGCCTCATTCATTGAAATGTCCTTGGCAACCTCATGTCTAACCTCAATCCCTGTTGCTGCGGTTTACCCACTTCTGCTCCCTTGAGCCCTCCGCTcctgtcttccctccctgccaccccccaCCCGCTTCTAGACAGAAACTTTATGACAAGATGTTCCACTGGGTCTTTTCTCAGCTCTCTGTCTGGCCactccttctctgactcctctttctcctctcacctcctggaAGGTGGGTGTTCCCCTAGTTTCTGTTTTTATCCCTCCTGTCTCCAGACATACTCATCCCTGATCTCATCCATTTCCTGGCCTTCAGCTCTCCATTTGGGAGTAAGTAGCCTCAGCCAGCACCTTAAAGCTGACTTCGTCTTCTCCTGTCCTCTTCCCACAGCCTCTTCCTCAACAGTTTTTCTTCAGAGCTGTactctttgtttccattttaaagtcACTGTTTACTCTGGATAGAGAATACTGGTAGGAACAGGGGTGAACTGGATGACCTCCGAGGTTCCCTCTGAGACTTTCTGAGTTTAGGCTTCCAATTTCAAAGACGGCCCTCAGACTTGCTCTCCGGCCTCCAGACTTTTGGGTGAAGGAAGTTAATCTCACCCTCTGCTGAGCACCCAAGGCAGTGGGCAGGGGCTCTATTATAACACTTCTCGCACTCTACCTTGTATTGCAATTTTCTGTGTACATGTCTTATCTGACTCTTTTGATTATAAGCCCTTCGAGGGCAGGGTCCATATCTTGACATCTTTGTCTTCTGCCATATGCCACCTAGCACCATGTCCTGCCAATAATGTGCCCTTGGTGACTGAATCCTCCTTTGAATTGAATTCCCCTCTAAATCACCCTATGT
This genomic interval from Equus quagga isolate Etosha38 chromosome 5, UCLA_HA_Equagga_1.0, whole genome shotgun sequence contains the following:
- the SESN2 gene encoding sestrin-2; its protein translation is MIVADSECRTELKGYLPFARGGGGGGPGAEEEQRESRARRGPRGPSAFIPVEEVLQEGAESLEQHLRLEALMSSGRADNLAVVMGLHPDYLSSFWRLHYLLLHTDGPLASSWRHYIAIMAAARHQCSYLVGSHMAEFLQTGGDPEWLLGLHRAPEKLRKLSEINKLLAHRPWLITKEHIQALLKTGEHSWSLAELIQALVLLTHCHSLASFVFGCGILPEGDPEGSPAPQAPSPPSEQSSPPSRDPLNNSGGFEAARDVEALMERMRQLQESLLRDEGASQEEMESRFELEKSESLLVTPSADILEPSPHPDMLCFVEDPTFGYEDFTRRGAEAPPTFRAQDYTWEDHGYSLIQRLYPEGGQLLDEKFQAAYSLTYNTMAMHTGVDTSMLRRAIWNYIHCVFGIRYDDYDYGEVNQLLERNLKVYIKTVACYPEKTTRRMYNLFWRHFRHSEKVHVNLLLLEARMQAALLYALRAITRYMT